The sequence below is a genomic window from Oscillospiraceae bacterium.
TTGCAAACCGGCATGCACTTGTTGACCAAAATGACGTCTTCGCCGATTAATGTGATCTCGTTCCAGGCAATAGCAATATCGTCTTCCCGTCCGAAAAGTCCGAGAACTCGGCATCTCCCCGGCAATATCAGCGCGCATACCCGCGCCGTCTCTAGATCGATGTCTATATCGCAGATTCGCCCCAGTTTTTCTCCGTTGTTAATATTCACGACGTCCTTATCCCGCAATTCAAAAAAGCTGCTGATCATCGCTGCCCCTCCCCGCATCCAGATAGTTCATTTTATGCGGGAAGTACACAAAATGTTACTGTCCGTTTCGATTTCCCGCAGCGCGGCAGAGATCGGCGTAATGTCCGCCTTCCGCAATCAGCCGACTGTGGGTTCCGCGCTGGATGATCTCACCGTGCCGCATGACTAAAATCATATCGCTCGACATGATTGTGCTGATGCGGTGGGCGACGACGATGCTTGTGCGCTGGTTTGAAGCTGCGGTCAAAGCGTCTTGAAGAGCGGCTTCGGTTGCCGAATCGATATTCGCCGTCGCCTCGTCCAATACCAGTATGCGTGGCTCAAACGCCACCGCTCGGGCAAAAGCGATCAATTGCCGCTGTCCTGCCGAGAAGGTACAACCGCGCTCTGAGACAGGGCTTTGAATGCCGCACGGAAGCGATTGGATAAAATCGTCGGCATGCACCGTTTTCACGGCTCTGTCGATGTCCTCGTCAGAAATGTTTTCATCGTTGAGACGGATATTATAACCAACA
It includes:
- a CDS encoding YlmC/YmxH family sporulation protein translates to MISSFFELRDKDVVNINNGEKLGRICDIDIDLETARVCALILPGRCRVLGLFGREDDIAIAWNEITLIGEDVILVNKCMPVCNNKRPKSQHID